The genomic interval GTATAGTGATATGGTGCCATGATAATTTAATAAAAGCATTGAggaattaatgttattttaatattaatagttcCCCAATTTTTATTATGGCAATTTTCAAACTTTCCAAAAATTTGGTAAATATAATACTGGAGACCTATGTTACCATTTGTATTCAAAATTACTAACATTTTGCAACGTTATATGGGGTATATctgcataaatacatataatgttTCTAGAACTTCTTCAAAGTAAATTGTAAAGATGCCAATTGACCCCTGGAGACCTCTCCAAGCATGTCACAGGAATGAAGATATTCTCCCAGTTACAGTGTCATTACTGTATCTAAGAACATCATCTACAGTGCCCTCACGTCATTTGGTATCCAGTCCATATTTGAATTTTCCATTGTTTAATCAAAATATCTTTTGtggctcttctttttttaaccagaattcaattgtttttatattgttgTATTTTGATATCAGTTAACTTGCTTTTCCCAGTTGTTGAAAGTTTCTGTAAATTAAAAGTTAGATGTGAGTATTTTATTACATTGGCTTAAATCTTTGGggcaagaaaatgtttttatcatgctgtgtttttcaaacCGCACCACACTAGACTGCATACAATCACAGATTGCCCCACTATTGGTGAAGCTAGTTTTAAAAACTTGGTTAATCTAACAATGGTCACATCTATTGTTTTAATACATGTTTTCTCTTGAACAATTACTAGTAATCTGCTGGGAGCTAATTCTCAACAGAAGTAGTCATATTCCCATGACACATTTTCACATATGATTGAGTATACATCAGTGATTTGAacttttttgtattgtatttctgttttcttctttattatttcttatttgttattTCCTTGGTGTTTTTACATAATCATTTACAATTTCAACCACTTGTTTAACTATTCTTACCTGACATTTAACTAAAAGTAATTTTTCagcaagtaaaaataatatactaTTATTCCTCTAAGTCAGGGTAAAAATTAACTTCTTCCTTCAATTAGCAATGTATTGTGAATGTAATTACTGTAATGACCACCATCAGAGTAGACAAATGttgttcattttttcattctCGCACTAATTACTATAGACTCACGGATTTTTGTGCTatgatttttaattcattttacttatttttaatgctCGCATCTATTcagtatatctatctatctatctatctatctatctatctatctaaaagAAGAATTTGATCAAAGACTCATGAGGGCAAGTATAAAAGACAAAGCACTTGTTTCATAGGAAACCCACTAGTGACATTTGGGATGTCACCATACAAATCCATcatacaaaaaggaaaagtaatgAAAGACTATGAAAGTTATCagtttttatgtgtatatgtatattttctagttcatctattatatatatatatatcatagatGGCATATATGATATGTATGTTATATGTCAGATGAATTAGAaaacattcatatatatgtatgcatttttggTATCAATTAAGAaatcagttcttttttcttttagacatgcTTTCATGAGTCTTTGACCAAATTCTTGATTTCTGGCAGAATTTGATGCCTAAGGCTCAAAGAATCTTATATTATCCCAGCTCTGAAATTGGCCATGTCTCCTTCTAGTGGTTGGAGTTATTGAGAAACCAGGACAGGGTTCGTAGAGGTTGCTTTTGCTCAGAAATagcatttcaattttcttagGAGAGAGGGATATAAAATTAAGTTGTATGTAAAACATCATTTTTTGGCAAATACTCTCTGTTCAAATTTAGTGCTCTACATTATACAGCTTCTTTTACTTTGGtgattttaatattaatacaaCTTTTGGATTATCTGATGCTTTTCCATCTTGCTCATTTGCAGGTGGAATGTCATCCTTACTTCAACCAGAGAAAACTGCTGGATTTCTGCAAGTCAAAAGACATTGTTCTGGTGGCCTATAGTGCTCTGGGATCCCATCGAGAAGAACAATGGTAGTAAGAGATACAGGAAGTTTACCTAAAACACTggtttgctaaaaaaaaaaatgaatcagatCATGCTGTTTCCTGGAGTTCACTCACAGCTGACTTGGGGTGAGGGAAGAATGTGCATTTCTGACAAGATCCCAGCTGATGTTGAGGCTGCTGTTCAGGGGCCTCACTTGAGAAGCTCTGGTGCAGAGTGGACGCCTTAGTCTGTTTAGGGAGCCGCCTAACAAACTGTATCCCCAGCCTCAGGGCTTCAGCATTTCTGCCTTTCCTTCCAGGGTGGACCAGAACTCCCCGGTTCTCTTGGAGGACCCAGTCCTTTGTGCCTTGGCAAAAAAGCACAAGCGAACCCCAGCCCTGATTGCCCTGCGCTACCACCTGCAGCGCGGGGTTGTGGTCCTGGCCAAGAGCTTCAGTGAGCAGCGAATCAGAGAGAACATGAAAGTGAGGAGCCGGGCTGTGGGCCTCAGGGCTGCTGCACAGTGTCCTTCACACACGTACTTCTTGTAAGGCTCTCAGGACACCCTTGGGCCAGCTCCATTTCCCTGTATTTCCTATGCATGAACTCTTTGTGTACATCACAAGGATTTCTTCTGCTCTGACACAGGAGAGGCAACACAGGTGGAGAGAAATAGGATGGGATCAAAACCAGAGATTTGAATTAGCATTAAGTCAGAGATATCCATACCCCTCTGCTAgggatatgtctttttttttattttctgtaatgaGGTGTTTGATTAGATGTTTTTTAGTCTCCAAATCATCgtgaaattttttttgtatatttatgtagTATTAATTCCTTATATTTATTCTCTTAGAATTTTGTCTTTGTGAATTGTTTGTTTAACTCTGCCTTTTTTTTATGAGGTGGttgttcatctttatttttatgtgtaggAGACCATATTTATTCCAACATCTAAGGTTATAAGCCTAACCCAGTTAACACAAAGGCTTAATGCAAAAGCGTTTGTTGAGCTCAAGATTCCATGGTTAGAAAATTTGCCTGGGCTCAGCCTGAACTCAGTCCAGTCCTTCTGTTCTTAGCCGGGCTCTC from Piliocolobus tephrosceles isolate RC106 unplaced genomic scaffold, ASM277652v3 unscaffolded_11201, whole genome shotgun sequence carries:
- the LOC113220751 gene encoding aldo-keto reductase family 1 member C1 homolog, with the protein product VECHPYFNQRKLLDFCKSKDIVLVAYSALGSHREEQWVDQNSPVLLEDPVLCALAKKHKRTPALIALRYHLQRGVVVLAKSFSEQRIRENMKVRSRAVGLRAAAQCPSHTYFL